From Coffea arabica cultivar ET-39 chromosome 2e, Coffea Arabica ET-39 HiFi, whole genome shotgun sequence, the proteins below share one genomic window:
- the LOC113732073 gene encoding uncharacterized protein, with product MLLTRFSSLTRRYTHQSLPVFTTSSPLSLTLFSTLDSPFKCTNDPENQSQQKHPHIDEAHILYQLSDILPIRHSPVIRKPNSSSDKGIETRAVDEFLPPEDKFRGIFLQKILGKNAIETALTNVGIEITPDILDKVVNRGNLGGEAMVMFFNWAVEQPRMTRDVDSYHVIIKALGRRKCFEFVVDMLFDMRKRGTNPNCDTLFIVMDSFIRARRVSKAVKMLDDLEDFGLKCDTETFNVLLKCLIRRSHVGTASSLVNKMRGKIRFNSVTYNSVISGWSRFGIVSEVERSLEAMVEDGLNPDSLTYSYILEGLGRAGQIDGAVKIFRELEEGGCVLNVEVYNAMISNFVVTDNLDEGFKYYEMMLRGDYEPNLDTYVRLISACLKARRVADAIELFDEMLGRGIIPSMGTVTSFIEPLCGYGPPHAALMIYKKARKVGCRISLSCYKLLLVRLSKFGKCNTLMSIWNDMQESGHSSDMQAYECIINAFCNIGQLENAVAVMEESLHRGFCPSRLICSKLNNKLLGLNKTEVAYKLFLKIKVARGNEKARICWRAKGWHF from the coding sequence ATGCTTCTCACGAGATTCAGCTCCCTCACCCGCAGGTACACTCATCAATCTCTACCTGTCTTCACTACATCGTCTCCGCTCTCTCTAACTCTTTTTTCAACCCTCGATTCTCCCTTTAAGTGTACTAACGACCCAGAGAATCAATCGCAGCAAAAACATCCTCATATCGACGAAGCCCATATACTGTATCAACTCTCAGACATCCTGCCAATCCGTCACAGCCCTGTAATTCGAAAACCAAATTCCTCCTCTGATAAGGGAATAGAAACCCGGGCAGTTGATGAATTTTTGCCTCCCGAAGATAAATTTCGTGGGATTTTTCTCCAGAAAATTCTCGGTAAAAATGCAATTGAAACGGCATTAACTAATGTTGGGATTGAAATTACCCCTGATATACTTGATAAAGTAGTGAATAGAGGCAATTTAGGGGGCGAAGCCATGGTTATGTTTTTCAATTGGGCAGTGGAACAACCAAGAATGACTAGAGATGTGGATAGTTATCATGTGATTATTAAAGCATTAGGTAGGAGAAAATGTTTTGAATTTGTGGTGGATATGTTGTTTGATATGAGAAAAAGAGGAACAAATCCCAATTGCGATACCCTTTTTATAGTTATGGATAGTTTTATCCGGGCTCGGCGGGTTTCTAAAGCCGTCAAAATGCTTGATGATTTAGAAGATTTTGGATTAAAATGCGATACTGAGACGTTTAACGTTCTTCTGAAATGTTTAATTCGACGATCACATGTAGGAACTGCAAGTTCATTAGTCAATAAGATGAGAGGGAAGATTCGCTTTAATAGTGTGACCTATAATTCGGTGATCAGTGGGTGGTCGAGATTTGGCATAGTTAGTGAAGTTGAGAGGAGCTTGGAGGCAATGGTGGAAGATGGATTGAATCCGGATAGCTTGACTTACAGTTACATTCTTGAAGGCTTAGGGAGAGCTGGTCAAATTGATGGTGCTGTAAAGATTTTTAGGGAGTTGGAGGAGGGGGGTTGCGTTCTTAATGTTGAGGTTTATAATGCAATGATATCTAACTTTGTAGTTACTGATAATTTGGATGAGGGATTTAAATATTACGAGATGATGTTGAGAGGTGATTATGAGCCTAACTTGGATACTTATGTCAGATTAATATCTGCTTGTTTAAAAGCTCGGAGAGTAGCAGATGCAATTGaattgtttgatgaaatgttggGCCGTGGGATCATTCCTTCAATGGGTACTGTTACTTCTTTTATCGAGCCCTTGTGTGGCTATGGCCCTCCTCATGCTGCTCTTATGATTTATAAAAAGGCAAGGAAAGTTGGATGTAGAATATCATTAAGTTGCTATAAGCTTTTGCTTGTGCGACTTTCTAAATTTGGCAAGTGTAATACCCTGATGAGTATTTGGAATGATATGCAAGAAAGTGGTCATTCTTCTGATATGCAAGCTTACGAGTGTATCATTAATGCATTTTGCAACATAGGGCAGCTTGAAAATGCTGTTGCAGTCATGGAGGAGTCTTTGCATAGAGGATTTTGCCCCAGCAGACTTATTTGCAGTAAATTGAACAACAAACTCTTAGGTTTAAATAAAACAGAGGTGGCCTACAAGCTGTTTTTGAAGATAAAAGTAGCTCGTGGAAATGAAAAAGCACGGATATGTTGGCGTGCTAAAGGATGGCATTTCTAG